Within Deinococcus actinosclerus, the genomic segment GCATGACGCGCCGCGACCCCGACTCGCGCACCCAGACGCTGGAACGCACGCACACGCAGCGGCCCCGCCTGTTCCGGGTGCTGCTGCTGAACGACGACTACACCCCCATGGAATTCGTGGTGATGGTGCTCAGGCGCTACTTCCGCAAGGCCGAGCAGGAGGCGGAGCTGATCATGCTGGCCGTGCATCACAAGGGGCAGGGCGTGGCGGGCGTGTACACCCGCGACGTGGCGGAGACGAAGGTCGCGCAGGTCATGAATCACGCGCGCCGCGACGGGCATCCCCTGCGGGTCGTGGCGGAACCGGAGCCGGACGCATGATCGGCGATCATCTGCAGGTCACGATTGGCCGCGCGGCGGACTACGCGCGCGAGGCGGGCCACGAGCTGGTCACGCTGGAGCACCTGCTGCTGGCCCTGACGCACGACCCGGAGGCGCGCGAGGCGCTGCTGGCGGTGGGCGTGGACGTGGAGCGGCTGCGCGAGGACCTCCAGGGCCTGCTCGCGGAGTTTGAGGCCGTGCCGGACGCCGAGCCGGACTTCACGCTGGGCGTGCACAGGGTCGTGGAGGGCGCGGTGCTGCAGCTGCATGCCAGCGGCAAGGGGCACGAGGTCGCGGACGGCGCGCGGGTGCTCGTGGAACTGCTCGAAGAACCCGACAGTCCGGCGCGCGCGGCGCTGGAGGCGCGGGGGGCGTCGCGGCTGGACGTGCTGAGTTTCGTGTCGCACGGCGCGGCGAAGGTGCCCGGGCGTGACCGCGAGCGGCGCGTGGACGGCGTGGACGGCCCGGCCCCCGAGGCGGCCCCGGAGGAGGCCGATCCGCTGGAGGCCTACGCGGCGGACCTGACGGCGCAGGCGCGCGCCGGGGCGTTCGATCCGGTGATCGGGCGCGTGGCGGAACTGGAGCGGGTGGTGCATGTGCTGGCGCGGCGCGGGAAGAACAACCCGGTGCTGGTCGGCGAGCCGGGCGTGGGCAAGACCGCGCTGGCCGAGGGCCTCGCGCAGCGGATCGTGGACGGTGAGGCGCCCGGTTTCCTGCGGGGCGCGTCGGTGTTCGCGCTGGACCTGGGGGCGCTGCTGGCCGGAACGCGCTACCGGGGTGATTTCGAGGCGCGGCTGAAAGCGGTCCTCGCCGCGCTGGACGGGCAGAACGCGGTGCTGTTCATCGACGAACTGCACACCCTGGTGGGCGCCGGGGCGACCGAGGGCGGCAGCGTGGACGCCGCGAACCTCCTCAAACCG encodes:
- the clpS gene encoding ATP-dependent Clp protease adapter ClpS, which encodes MTRRDPDSRTQTLERTHTQRPRLFRVLLLNDDYTPMEFVVMVLRRYFRKAEQEAELIMLAVHHKGQGVAGVYTRDVAETKVAQVMNHARRDGHPLRVVAEPEPDA